One Agrococcus jenensis genomic region harbors:
- the gcvT gene encoding glycine cleavage system aminomethyltransferase GcvT, whose product MTATGTPPSETAGRTPLLAVHEAAGAQLIDFAGWAMPVRYGSDLAEHQAVRERAGLFDLSHMAEIRVRGAESAAFLDHALAGRLSAIELWQAKYSLLLAEQGGIVDDVIVYRTAGTGTGASEFLVVANASNRTAVLDALAARVAGFDATIADETDDTALVAVQGPAAAAIVGAIGLESEPIEQLRYYRSLPAVFEGEDALLARTGYTGEDGFELYIAAHAAEDLWRALVLAGEAHGLALCGLAARDTLRLEAGMPLYGHELSLDTLPAQVGLGRVVALKTKGDFVGRSAVEAGPAEDAPVLVGLTAEGRRAPRAGYPVLDGDRVVGTVTSGALSPTLGHPIAMALVEPGSATSDSLSVDVRGTRLPAAATDLPFYTREARA is encoded by the coding sequence ATGACCGCGACCGGCACACCCCCATCCGAGACGGCGGGGCGCACCCCGCTGCTCGCCGTGCACGAGGCTGCCGGGGCGCAGCTCATCGACTTCGCCGGCTGGGCGATGCCCGTGCGCTACGGCTCCGACCTCGCCGAGCACCAGGCGGTGCGCGAGCGCGCCGGGCTGTTCGACCTCAGCCACATGGCCGAGATCCGCGTGCGGGGCGCAGAGTCCGCGGCGTTCCTCGACCACGCGCTCGCCGGCCGGCTGTCGGCGATCGAGCTGTGGCAGGCGAAGTACTCGCTGCTGCTCGCCGAGCAGGGCGGCATCGTCGACGACGTGATCGTCTACCGCACGGCTGGGACAGGCACCGGCGCGAGCGAGTTCCTCGTCGTCGCCAACGCGTCGAACCGCACCGCCGTGCTCGACGCGCTCGCCGCGCGCGTCGCCGGCTTCGACGCGACGATCGCCGACGAGACCGACGACACGGCGCTCGTCGCCGTGCAGGGCCCCGCGGCCGCCGCCATCGTCGGCGCGATCGGGCTCGAGTCCGAGCCGATCGAGCAGCTGCGCTACTACCGCAGCCTGCCGGCGGTCTTCGAGGGCGAGGACGCGCTGCTCGCCCGCACCGGCTACACCGGTGAGGACGGCTTCGAGCTGTACATCGCCGCGCACGCGGCCGAGGACCTCTGGCGGGCGCTCGTGCTCGCGGGGGAGGCGCACGGGCTCGCGCTCTGCGGGCTCGCCGCGCGCGACACCCTCCGGCTCGAGGCCGGCATGCCGCTCTACGGCCACGAGCTCTCGCTCGACACGCTGCCGGCGCAGGTCGGGCTCGGCCGCGTCGTGGCGCTGAAGACGAAGGGCGACTTCGTCGGCCGCAGCGCCGTCGAGGCGGGCCCGGCCGAGGACGCGCCGGTGCTCGTCGGGCTGACCGCAGAAGGCCGCCGCGCCCCGCGCGCGGGCTACCCGGTGCTCGACGGCGACCGCGTCGTCGGCACCGTCACGAGCGGCGCGCTGTCGCCGACCCTCGGCCACCCCATCGCGATGGCCCTCGTCGAGCCCGGCTCGGCGACCTCCGACTCCCTGTCCGTCGACGTGCGCGGCACCCGGCTCCCCGCCGCCGCCACCGACCTGCCGTTCTACACCCGAGAGGCCCGAGCATGA
- the mnhG gene encoding monovalent cation/H(+) antiporter subunit G, with product MTVEGVLDVVGAVLILLGAALSLTAAIGLLRLPDVLNRMHAASKPQTLGFLLLCVGLALVLRDGAATAMLVLAAGLQLVTAPVATQMMAKAAHRTGQYRADLVVDDRDRDQPADGDEPADGDEQTR from the coding sequence ATGACGGTCGAGGGCGTGCTCGACGTCGTGGGCGCCGTGCTGATCCTGCTCGGGGCGGCGCTGAGCCTCACGGCCGCGATCGGCCTGCTGCGGCTGCCGGACGTGCTCAACCGGATGCACGCGGCGTCGAAGCCGCAGACGCTCGGCTTCCTGCTGCTGTGCGTCGGGCTCGCGCTCGTGCTGCGCGACGGCGCGGCCACGGCGATGCTCGTGCTCGCCGCCGGCCTCCAGCTCGTCACCGCGCCGGTCGCGACGCAGATGATGGCGAAGGCGGCGCACCGCACCGGCCAGTACCGCGCCGACCTCGTGGTCGACGACCGCGATCGCGACCAGCCGGCCGACGGGGACGAACCGGCTGACGGCGACGAGCAGACCCGATAG
- a CDS encoding monovalent cation/H+ antiporter complex subunit F, with amino-acid sequence MQLVLIAAGVMLAAAAALTLVRIVRGPAPSDRVVATDVLIAIVAGSLAVEAAINHHSYTIPVILVLSLLAFAATVSMARFIAGRQGVVGSGPRRRGRGA; translated from the coding sequence ATGCAGCTCGTGCTCATCGCCGCGGGCGTCATGCTCGCGGCCGCCGCCGCGCTCACGCTCGTGCGCATCGTCCGCGGCCCGGCGCCGAGCGACCGCGTCGTCGCGACCGACGTGCTCATCGCGATCGTCGCGGGCTCGCTCGCGGTCGAGGCGGCGATCAACCACCACAGCTATACGATCCCCGTCATCCTCGTGCTCTCGCTGCTGGCCTTCGCGGCGACGGTCTCGATGGCGCGCTTCATCGCCGGCAGGCAGGGCGTCGTGGGCTCCGGGCCCCGGCGCCGGGGGCGCGGCGCATGA
- a CDS encoding Na+/H+ antiporter subunit E, translated as MKRPALRYRASIVATVGLAIVWMMLWGELTLGAAVFGVLVALLIQIVFPLPDVPELESFRPIGFARLVLVTLGGLVVSSFQVAAKVLAFWRPTRNAIIRVPLRSQSPFITVITAELASLVPGSVAVDADAGWVLLHVFDASTPAAIEHARAKVRSTEATVLRAFGTAEDRALLRLPAPGTEQAPAPRPAPDTEEER; from the coding sequence GTGAAGCGCCCCGCCCTCCGCTACCGCGCCTCGATCGTCGCGACCGTCGGCCTCGCCATCGTCTGGATGATGCTGTGGGGCGAGCTGACGCTCGGCGCCGCCGTCTTCGGCGTGCTCGTGGCGCTCCTCATCCAGATCGTGTTCCCGCTGCCCGACGTGCCGGAGCTGGAGTCGTTCCGGCCGATCGGGTTCGCGCGGCTCGTGCTCGTCACGCTCGGCGGCCTGGTCGTCTCGAGCTTCCAGGTCGCGGCGAAGGTGCTGGCGTTCTGGCGGCCGACGCGCAACGCCATCATCCGCGTGCCGCTGCGGAGCCAGTCGCCCTTCATCACCGTGATCACGGCGGAGCTCGCCTCGCTCGTGCCGGGCTCCGTCGCGGTCGACGCCGACGCGGGATGGGTCCTCCTGCACGTGTTCGACGCCTCGACGCCCGCCGCGATCGAGCACGCCCGCGCCAAGGTGCGCTCGACCGAGGCGACCGTGCTGCGGGCGTTCGGCACCGCCGAGGACCGCGCGCTGCTGCGCCTGCCCGCCCCGGGGACCGAGCAGGCCCCAGCGCCACGGCCCGCCCCAGACACGGAGGAGGAGCGCTGA
- a CDS encoding Na+/H+ antiporter subunit D produces MDLANLVPVPVLLPLLAAGITLALARYPAWQRVVSASTLAINAVLALVLCLAADALGPIVLWVGAWPDGTGIVLVADRLSALMVLVSSVVTALVVIFPSRRDIADGADGAPVSVFHPTFLVLTAGVSNAFLAGDLFNLFVGFETLLFASYVLIMLGATKERVRAGSTYVVVSVVSSTLFLLTISIVYGATGTVSFAQLPERLAALDPGLQLVIQLLLLVVFGIKAAVFPLQAWLPDSYPTAPASVTAVFAGLLTKVGVFAIIRVQTLLFPESPLSDLLLVAAILTMLLGILGALAQGEIKRLLSFTLVSHIGYMLLGVALGTAAGLSGAIFYIVHHILVQTALFIVVGLIERVGGSTSLARLGGLASVPLLAVLYLVPALNLGGIPPFSGFLGKVALIDGALEIGSPLAMIAVVAGVATSLLTLIAVIRVWQRAFWQDQAPDNERVLSVRVLPRIWILAASALVAVTVALTVLAGPLTAYAERAAADIRAGAYQAAVEEAQP; encoded by the coding sequence ATGGACCTCGCGAACCTCGTCCCCGTCCCGGTCCTGCTCCCGCTGCTCGCGGCCGGCATCACGCTCGCGCTCGCGCGCTACCCGGCATGGCAGCGCGTCGTCTCCGCGTCGACGCTCGCCATCAACGCGGTGCTCGCGCTCGTGCTGTGCCTCGCGGCCGACGCGCTCGGCCCCATCGTGCTGTGGGTCGGCGCGTGGCCCGACGGCACCGGCATCGTGCTCGTCGCCGACCGGCTGTCCGCGCTCATGGTGCTCGTGTCGAGCGTCGTCACCGCGCTCGTCGTCATCTTCCCCTCGCGCCGCGACATCGCCGACGGCGCCGACGGCGCGCCGGTCTCGGTCTTCCACCCGACGTTCCTGGTGCTGACGGCCGGTGTCTCCAACGCCTTCCTCGCCGGCGACCTCTTCAACCTCTTCGTCGGCTTCGAGACGCTCCTGTTCGCCTCGTACGTGCTCATCATGCTGGGCGCGACGAAGGAGCGGGTGCGCGCGGGGTCGACCTACGTGGTCGTGAGCGTCGTCTCCTCCACCCTCTTCCTGCTCACCATCTCGATCGTCTACGGCGCGACCGGCACCGTGAGCTTCGCGCAGCTGCCCGAGCGGCTCGCAGCGCTCGACCCGGGGCTCCAGCTCGTGATCCAGCTGCTGCTGCTCGTGGTGTTCGGCATCAAGGCGGCGGTCTTCCCGCTGCAGGCCTGGCTGCCCGACTCCTACCCGACGGCGCCCGCGAGCGTCACGGCGGTCTTCGCCGGCCTCCTCACGAAGGTCGGCGTCTTCGCGATCATCCGGGTGCAGACGCTCCTGTTCCCCGAGAGCCCGCTCAGCGACCTGCTGCTCGTCGCGGCGATCCTCACGATGCTGCTCGGCATCCTCGGCGCGCTCGCCCAGGGCGAGATCAAGCGACTGCTCTCGTTCACGCTCGTGAGCCACATCGGCTACATGCTGCTCGGCGTCGCGCTCGGCACGGCCGCGGGCCTCTCCGGCGCGATCTTCTACATCGTCCACCACATCCTCGTGCAGACGGCGCTCTTCATCGTCGTCGGGCTCATCGAGCGGGTCGGCGGCTCGACGAGCCTCGCGCGCCTGGGCGGGCTCGCGTCCGTGCCGCTGCTCGCGGTGCTCTACCTCGTACCGGCGCTCAACCTCGGCGGCATCCCACCGTTCTCCGGCTTCCTCGGCAAGGTCGCGCTCATCGACGGCGCACTCGAGATCGGGTCGCCGCTCGCCATGATCGCCGTCGTCGCGGGCGTCGCGACGAGCCTGCTCACGCTCATCGCCGTCATCCGCGTGTGGCAGCGGGCGTTCTGGCAGGACCAGGCGCCCGACAACGAGCGCGTGCTGTCGGTCCGGGTGCTGCCGCGCATCTGGATCCTGGCCGCCTCGGCGCTCGTGGCCGTCACGGTCGCCCTCACGGTGCTCGCCGGACCGCTGACCGCCTACGCGGAGCGCGCGGCGGCCGACATCCGCGCCGGCGCGTACCAGGCCGCGGTCGAGGAGGCGCAGCCGTGA
- a CDS encoding Na(+)/H(+) antiporter subunit C: MTPSLVLAVAGGVLIAAGVYLLLERSLMRILAGVMLAGNGINLLFLVASGPAGLAPIVGEPEAQIADPLPQALVLTAIVISLATGALLLAMSYRSFQLQGHDEVADDVEDTIVRRRAQADLSSEAYVEPDSSTATDTESGGRLVRDDVVPAGNDAAEPER; encoded by the coding sequence ATGACGCCCTCGCTCGTGCTCGCGGTCGCCGGCGGCGTGCTCATCGCCGCGGGCGTCTACTTGCTGCTCGAGCGCAGCCTCATGCGCATCCTCGCCGGCGTGATGCTCGCGGGCAACGGCATCAACCTGCTCTTCCTCGTCGCGTCGGGCCCCGCTGGCCTCGCGCCGATCGTGGGGGAGCCGGAGGCGCAGATCGCCGATCCGCTGCCGCAGGCGCTCGTGCTCACCGCGATCGTGATCTCGCTCGCGACCGGCGCGCTGCTGCTCGCGATGTCGTACCGCTCGTTCCAGCTCCAGGGCCACGACGAGGTCGCCGACGACGTCGAGGACACCATCGTCCGCCGCCGCGCGCAGGCCGACCTCTCGAGCGAGGCCTACGTCGAGCCCGACTCCAGCACCGCGACCGACACGGAGTCGGGCGGCAGGCTCGTCCGCGACGACGTCGTCCCGGCCGGCAACGACGCTGCCGAGCCGGAGCGCTGA
- a CDS encoding Na+/H+ antiporter subunit A, with translation MLLTVTILAVLGVVGSALSSRMGRFVFLLPAAASLAAAAWFGIQGPAVSAGAVLQERIEWMPALGIAVDLRLGALQWLLAMVVLAVGGLIFVYCAWYFDSRKLAPRTVGLLTGFAASMLLLVLSDDLIVLTVGWELTTVFSYLLVGLNHRSASNRRAAQTALIVTTVGGLAMLTGIMLLESQTGTFSLAATLADPPRTTTAAWGAALMVVGALSKSAIVPFQYWLPGAMAAPTPVSAFLHAAAMVKAGIFLIAALEPAFVELPWWRWGLVSLGIVTMLLGAVRAMRQLDIKVLLAHGTVSQLGLLVTVLGIGTHAAMQAGLTLLAAHAVFKAALFMVVGAVDRATGTRDLRELGGLARRMPLAAGAAVVAAASMAGIPPAIGFLGKEAALDAAIADTGELAALGWVAFVGIAVGAALTVAYSLRFVVGTFFGDLVTEPKRRSPWLVVAPVVLALAGIVLGFAGDPISDLLHPHVELVPAGEDAPHLALWHGVTIPLIASMLAWLAGTAAFLALGRRRRPPHGADPFERGYHASMRGLDRLAVEVTSRIQTGSLPLHVATIMLAVVALPGSALLLQVGLGDDIRLYDSVGQIGAAGIIIVAAVLATTTRGRLKAFMLVSVVGYGVALLFLLHGAPDLALTQVLAETVFLVILVLVLRRLPKYFTNRPLRAARWLRALLGAMVGTIAAAASIVALQSRTAQPISEAFYEYAYTFGFGENIVNVTLVDIRVWDTLGEVSVVLAAATGVASLIFVRRPVAGSGVLRPTPGGPGRRTWLRGAFADAELASPVLEMMTRLLFPVMMVASVYFLAVGHNLPGGGFIGGLVAGVALAVRYLAGGRDELLEAVPFDAGKLLGAGMALAVLSVVWPVLIGGRIGQSYALEAVLPLIGEVKLVTTLFFDVGVWLIIIGAMLDFVRSLGAGIDLHGEQDVAPRPEYGSDRSLPGREVQA, from the coding sequence GTGCTGCTCACTGTGACGATCCTCGCCGTCCTCGGCGTCGTCGGGAGCGCCCTGAGCAGTCGCATGGGCCGGTTCGTCTTCCTGCTGCCGGCAGCGGCGAGCCTCGCGGCCGCGGCCTGGTTCGGCATCCAGGGCCCTGCGGTCTCGGCCGGCGCCGTGCTCCAGGAGCGCATCGAGTGGATGCCGGCGCTCGGCATCGCGGTCGACCTCCGGCTCGGCGCGCTGCAGTGGCTGCTCGCGATGGTCGTGCTCGCGGTCGGCGGCCTGATCTTCGTCTACTGCGCGTGGTACTTCGACTCGCGCAAGCTCGCGCCGCGCACGGTGGGGCTCCTCACCGGCTTCGCCGCGTCGATGCTGCTGCTCGTGCTCTCGGACGACCTCATCGTGCTCACGGTCGGGTGGGAGCTCACGACCGTCTTCTCGTACCTGCTCGTCGGCCTCAACCACCGCTCGGCGAGCAACCGCCGCGCGGCGCAGACGGCGCTCATCGTCACGACCGTCGGCGGGCTCGCGATGCTGACCGGCATCATGCTGCTCGAGTCGCAGACGGGCACGTTCTCGCTCGCCGCGACGCTCGCCGACCCGCCGCGCACGACCACGGCGGCGTGGGGCGCGGCGCTCATGGTCGTCGGGGCGCTGTCCAAGTCGGCGATCGTGCCGTTCCAGTACTGGCTGCCCGGCGCGATGGCGGCGCCGACGCCCGTCTCGGCGTTCCTGCACGCCGCAGCGATGGTGAAGGCGGGCATCTTCCTCATCGCCGCGCTCGAGCCGGCGTTCGTCGAACTGCCGTGGTGGCGCTGGGGCCTCGTGAGCCTCGGCATCGTCACGATGCTGCTCGGCGCCGTGCGCGCGATGCGGCAGCTCGACATCAAGGTGCTGCTCGCGCACGGCACGGTGAGCCAGCTCGGCCTGCTCGTCACGGTGCTCGGCATCGGCACGCACGCCGCGATGCAGGCGGGGCTCACGCTGCTCGCCGCGCACGCCGTCTTCAAGGCGGCCCTGTTCATGGTGGTCGGCGCCGTCGACCGCGCGACCGGCACGCGCGACCTGCGCGAGCTCGGCGGGCTCGCCCGGCGGATGCCGCTCGCCGCCGGCGCCGCGGTCGTCGCGGCCGCCTCGATGGCCGGCATCCCGCCCGCGATCGGCTTCCTCGGCAAGGAGGCGGCGCTCGACGCGGCGATCGCCGACACCGGCGAGCTCGCCGCGCTCGGCTGGGTCGCCTTCGTCGGCATCGCGGTCGGCGCGGCGCTCACCGTCGCGTACTCGCTGCGGTTCGTGGTCGGCACGTTCTTCGGCGACCTCGTCACCGAGCCGAAGCGGCGCTCGCCGTGGCTCGTCGTCGCACCCGTCGTGCTCGCGCTCGCCGGCATCGTGCTCGGCTTCGCCGGCGACCCGATCTCCGACCTGCTCCACCCGCACGTCGAGCTCGTCCCCGCCGGTGAGGACGCGCCGCACCTCGCGCTCTGGCACGGCGTCACCATCCCGCTCATCGCCTCGATGCTCGCGTGGCTCGCGGGCACCGCCGCGTTCCTCGCGCTCGGCCGCCGTCGCCGCCCGCCGCACGGCGCCGACCCGTTCGAGCGCGGCTACCACGCGAGCATGCGGGGCCTCGACCGCCTGGCGGTCGAGGTCACGAGCCGCATCCAGACGGGTTCGCTGCCGCTCCACGTCGCCACGATCATGCTCGCCGTCGTCGCCCTCCCGGGCTCGGCGCTCCTCCTGCAGGTCGGCCTCGGCGACGACATCCGGCTCTACGACTCGGTCGGCCAGATCGGCGCCGCGGGCATCATCATCGTCGCCGCCGTGCTCGCGACCACGACGCGCGGGCGCCTCAAGGCGTTCATGCTCGTCTCGGTCGTCGGCTACGGCGTCGCGCTGCTCTTCCTGCTGCACGGCGCCCCCGACCTCGCGCTCACGCAGGTGCTCGCCGAGACCGTCTTCCTCGTCATCCTCGTGCTCGTGCTGCGCCGCCTGCCGAAGTACTTCACGAACCGGCCGCTGCGCGCGGCGCGGTGGCTGCGCGCGCTCCTCGGAGCGATGGTGGGCACGATCGCGGCGGCGGCGTCGATCGTCGCGCTGCAGTCGCGCACGGCCCAGCCGATCTCGGAGGCGTTCTACGAGTACGCCTACACGTTCGGCTTCGGCGAGAACATCGTCAACGTCACGCTCGTCGACATCCGCGTCTGGGACACCCTCGGCGAGGTCTCCGTCGTGCTCGCCGCGGCCACGGGCGTCGCGAGCCTCATCTTCGTCCGCCGCCCGGTCGCGGGCAGCGGCGTGCTCCGCCCCACGCCCGGCGGGCCCGGCAGGCGCACCTGGCTCCGCGGGGCGTTCGCCGACGCGGAGCTCGCGTCGCCCGTCCTCGAGATGATGACGCGCCTCCTCTTCCCCGTGATGATGGTCGCCTCCGTCTACTTCCTCGCGGTGGGCCACAACCTGCCCGGCGGCGGCTTCATCGGCGGGCTCGTCGCGGGCGTCGCGCTCGCCGTGCGCTACCTCGCGGGCGGGCGCGACGAGCTGCTCGAGGCGGTGCCGTTCGACGCCGGCAAGCTGCTCGGCGCCGGCATGGCGCTCGCGGTCCTGAGCGTCGTCTGGCCGGTGCTCATCGGCGGCCGCATCGGGCAGTCCTACGCCCTCGAGGCCGTGCTGCCGCTCATCGGCGAGGTCAAGCTCGTCACGACCCTGTTCTTCGACGTAGGAGTCTGGCTCATCATCATCGGCGCGATGCTCGACTTCGTCCGCTCGCTCGGTGCGGGCATCGACCTCCACGGCGAGCAGGACGTCGCACCCCGGCCCGAGTACGGCTCGGACCGGTCGCTCCCGGGTCGCGAGGTGCAGGCATGA
- a CDS encoding exonuclease SbcCD subunit D gives MRLLHTSDWHVGRTFHGADTVDALRSVLEELAAIVRRERIDVVLVAGDVYDSAMPAGRHVEALTRALQSIRDAGAQVVLSSGNHDSPARLGANAGFARAGGLHLSTTALDPDSWRIELDDEHGPVQVFAVPYLEPVVLRAALPESGIRTQADAMRWAMDAIRADLAARPARAVVLAHCFAAGVAADDDDAPREIRAGGLDVVPIATFDGVDYAALGHIHSRQALAEAVRYSGAPLHYSFRERSPERGGWLVELGADGLDGVSWISLPVPRPLTQVRGELDALLADPAHDGTEDHWVRAVLTDAAMPLDAMRRLQQRWPHCAQVEWAGAVGGADAAGVRERLQRRSDAEVVEGFLEHVRGEGPSDAERALVADGLARVAAAEAAR, from the coding sequence ATGCGGCTGCTCCACACCTCCGACTGGCACGTCGGGCGCACGTTCCACGGTGCGGACACCGTCGACGCGCTCCGCTCCGTGCTCGAGGAGCTCGCCGCGATCGTTCGCCGAGAGCGCATCGACGTCGTGCTCGTCGCGGGCGACGTCTACGACTCGGCGATGCCCGCCGGCCGGCACGTCGAGGCGCTCACGCGGGCGCTGCAGTCGATCCGCGACGCGGGCGCGCAGGTCGTGCTGTCGAGCGGCAACCACGACTCCCCCGCCCGCCTGGGCGCGAACGCCGGCTTCGCGCGCGCCGGCGGGCTCCACCTCAGCACCACCGCGCTCGACCCCGACTCGTGGCGCATCGAGCTCGACGACGAGCACGGGCCCGTGCAGGTCTTCGCCGTGCCGTACCTCGAGCCGGTCGTGCTGCGCGCCGCGCTGCCCGAGTCGGGCATCCGCACGCAGGCCGATGCGATGCGCTGGGCGATGGACGCGATCCGCGCCGATCTCGCCGCCCGGCCGGCCCGCGCCGTCGTGCTCGCGCACTGCTTCGCGGCGGGCGTCGCGGCCGACGACGACGACGCACCCCGCGAGATCCGCGCCGGCGGCCTCGACGTCGTGCCGATCGCGACGTTCGACGGCGTCGACTACGCGGCGCTCGGCCACATCCACTCGCGGCAGGCGCTCGCCGAGGCGGTGCGGTACTCGGGTGCGCCGCTGCACTACTCCTTCCGCGAGCGCTCGCCCGAGCGCGGCGGGTGGCTCGTCGAGCTCGGCGCGGACGGCCTCGACGGCGTCTCGTGGATCAGCCTGCCGGTGCCGCGGCCGCTCACGCAGGTGCGCGGCGAGCTCGACGCGCTGCTCGCCGACCCCGCGCACGACGGCACCGAGGACCACTGGGTGCGCGCCGTGCTCACCGACGCCGCCATGCCGCTCGACGCGATGCGACGGCTGCAGCAGCGCTGGCCGCACTGCGCGCAGGTCGAGTGGGCGGGCGCCGTCGGCGGTGCGGATGCCGCCGGCGTGCGGGAGCGCCTGCAGCGGCGCAGCGACGCCGAGGTGGTCGAGGGGTTCCTCGAGCACGTGCGCGGCGAGGGCCCGAGCGATGCGGAGCGCGCGCTCGTCGCCGACGGCCTCGCGCGCGTCGCGGCAGCCGAGGCGGCCAGGTGA